One Fundulus heteroclitus isolate FHET01 chromosome 1, MU-UCD_Fhet_4.1, whole genome shotgun sequence genomic window carries:
- the LOC105925849 gene encoding protein-glutamine gamma-glutamyltransferase 5 yields MDYKQQVIHNTGGQSHLQLSLVNLEIKENSISHETQGLSETHLVVRRGKPFKVTLLFGGRAWKPHTERLVLLVRLGRLAQRIPVVFSEEWSNLHRWSATVHPRDRHALSVSINICSPVLSSVGVYQLLVEIETIRHKHTYVAGTFALLCNPWLREDPVYMPDDPLIEEYVKSDCGLVYCGTSANVQRRPWSFGQYEPGVLEACLALLQVSLQHQQNSHSDYISRADPVYLSLVLCGMVNSNDDLGILAGKWQGDYRDGVKPTDWTGSAEILNRWLSSKFKPVLYGQCWVFASVLCTVMRVLGIPSRVVTVFNAAHDTDHNTTIEEYYTTTGEKLNLSNDSIWNFHVWVECWMRRPDLSPGFDGWQVVDPTPQETSGGLFRCGPCPVAAIKQRCLSVLYDTPFLYASVDGDVRRLIVHNGQVVGQTVDSETVGQLICTKSIGSDSPCNLTKTYKGLKREQWHDPRERMVSMTFSSRSADVGAKSPSLEVSLSTEGLPVLGQSICLCVKVTNRSNHQRVLKENINAQMKEYNNNPEMTFWTEHNEVHIQPNKELTLHHTIAYSDYALILGNDSVVNAAVVIQDSVTNESILSAQEFTMGCVPITMEIEGGDSVQLKKEKMVYVTFTNSLDKPMRGAVLSVEGSGLLQGKKEARVGLLQPGEKIEQKVSIKATSHGTKLLVATLSHSNNSITFSRSYHKVSVM; encoded by the exons GACAGAGCCACCTTCAGCTGAGCCTGGTGAAccttgaaataaaagaaaacagcatttCCCATGAGACCCAGGGGCTAAGTGAAACTCACCTGGTGGTACGACGAGGAAAACCGTTTAAAGTAACTCTGCTGTTTGGCGGACGGGCATGGAAACCCCACACTGAGAGGCTGGTGCTGCTGGTCCGCTTAG GCAGACTAGCACAGAGGATCCCAGTTGTGTTCTCAGAGGAATGGTCAAACCTCCACAGATGGTCAGCCACAGTTCATCCCAGAGACAGACACGCTCTTTCGGTCAGCATCAACATCTGCTCCCCGGTTTTATCTTCAGTGGGTGTCTATCAGCTCCTGGTAGAAATAGAGACAATCCGGCACAAACACACCTACGTAGCGGGGACATTTGCGCTGCTCTGCAACCCTTGGCTGAGAG AGGATCCAGTTTACATGCCGGACGATCCGCTGATAGAGGAGTACGTAAAGAGTGATTGTGGGTTGGTGTATTGTGGCACTTCAGCAAATGTTCAACGTCGGCCCTGGTCGTTTGGTCAG TATGAGCCTGGCGTCCTGGAAGCGTGTCTGGCGCTACTGCAAGTCAGCCTACAGCACCAACAAAACAGCCACAGTGACTACATCTCACGAGCAGACCCGGTTTACCTCTCTTTGGTCCTCTGTGGCATG GTGAACAGCAATGATGATTTAGGAATTCTGGCTGGAAAGTGGCAGGGTGACTACCGTGACGGTGTAAAGCCAACAGATTGGACCGGCAGTGCTGAAATCCTCAATCGGTGGCTCTCGTCTAAATTCAAGCCTGTGCTCTATGGGCAGTGCTGGGTCTTTGCATCGGTCCTCTGCACAG ttatGAGAGTTCTGGGGATTCCCTCCAGGGTGGTGACAGTTTTTAATGCAGCCCATGACACTGATCACAACACCACCATTGAAGAGTACTACACAACCACCGGGGAGAAACTTAACTTGTCCAATGACAGCATTTG GAACTTCCACGTGTGGGTGGAGTGCTGGATGAGGAGACCAGACCTCAGTCCAGGGTTTGATGGCTGGCAGGTGGTTGACCCCACACCCCAAGAGACGAGTGGAG GATTATTCCGCTGCGGCCCGTGTCCTGTTGCCGCCATCAAACAACGTTGCCTCTCTGTGCTATATGACACCCCGTTCCTCTACGCCTCTGTTGATGGAGATGTTCGTCGTCTGATTGTGCACAATGGCCAAGTCGTCGGACAAACAGTGGACTCCGAGACCGTGGGTCAGCTTATATGCACCAAAAGCATCGGATCGGACAGTCCATGCAATCTGACAAAAACTTACAAGGGCTTGAAAA gaGAGCAGTGGCACGACCCAAGAG AAAGAATGG TATCCATGACCTTCTCCTCGCGTTCTGCAGATGTTG GAGCAAAGTCACCCAGTTTGGAGGTGTCCCTAAGCACGGAGGGGTTGCCCGTACTAGGCCAAAGCATCTGCTTGTGTGTGAAAGTCACAAACCGATCAAACCACCAGCGAGTCCTGAAGGAAAATATCAACGCTCAGATGAAAGAGTATAACAACAACCCAGAGATGACGTTCTGGACAGAACACAACGAAGTTCACATCCAGCCTAATAAGG AATTGACGCTCCACCACACCATCGCGTATTCTGACTATGCGCTCATCTTGGGGAATGACAGTGTTGTTAATGCAGCGGTGGTAATACAGGACTCAGTGACCAATGAAAGCATCCTGTCTGCACAAGAATTTACCATGGGCTGTGTACCAATAACGATGGAG ATTGAAGGaggagacagtgtccagttaaAGAAAGAGAAGATGGTTTATGTGACCTTCACCAACAGCCTTGACAAACCGATGCGTGGCGCCGTCCTGAGTGTGGAGGGATCGGGTTTGTTACAGGGAAAAAAGGAGGCCAG GGTGGGTCTCCTTCAGCCAGGCGAGAAGATAGAGCAGAAGGTGTCCATCAAGGCGACTTCACATGGAACCAAACTGCTGGTGGCTACTTTGTCACACAGCAACAACTCCATCACCTTTTCCAGGAGCTACCACAAAGTGTCTGTTATGTGA